A DNA window from Aureibaculum sp. 2308TA14-22 contains the following coding sequences:
- a CDS encoding ABC transporter permease: MNYELFIAKRIIVGKQYKSSISSSIIKIAITAIALGIIIMLISIATTVGLQKKIKEKISGFNGHIQIANYEDNNSQISISPISIHQDFYPEFKNVTGIKNVQSFATKAGIIRTESDFEGVIFKGVNSDYDWSFFQNYLIEGDLLEITDKTSNNVLISKHISDRLRLKLGDKLNLFFIKEDGSPPNRRTPKVVGIYNSGYKEFDENYLIGDIKHVQRLNKWQSDQIGGFEVLLDDFDRLEEKGTEVYNQVGSTLNAQTISEKYGPIFEWLELLNTNIVVIIVIMILIAGINMITALLVLILERTQMIGILKSLGSNNWSIRKVFLYNASYLIAKGLFWGNIIGIGLLLAQKYFGFIKLNPENYYVSEAPVYISIGAVLILNICTLILCMLMLLIPSYIVSKINPVKAIKFD; this comes from the coding sequence TTGAATTACGAGTTATTTATAGCTAAGAGAATTATTGTTGGAAAACAGTATAAAAGTAGTATATCTTCATCAATAATAAAAATTGCCATAACGGCAATTGCCTTGGGAATTATTATTATGCTAATTTCTATTGCCACTACCGTTGGTCTTCAAAAAAAGATTAAAGAAAAAATATCAGGATTTAATGGACACATTCAAATTGCGAATTATGAAGATAATAACTCACAAATTAGCATAAGTCCAATTTCCATTCACCAAGATTTTTATCCTGAATTTAAAAATGTTACAGGAATAAAAAATGTGCAAAGTTTTGCCACTAAAGCAGGGATAATAAGAACAGAATCAGATTTTGAAGGTGTAATTTTTAAAGGTGTAAATAGCGATTATGATTGGTCATTCTTTCAAAATTATTTAATAGAAGGTGACTTGTTGGAAATTACAGATAAAACATCTAATAACGTTTTGATTTCTAAACATATTTCAGATAGGTTAAGACTAAAACTTGGTGATAAGTTAAATCTGTTTTTTATAAAAGAAGATGGTTCTCCGCCCAATAGAAGAACACCAAAGGTTGTGGGGATATATAACTCAGGCTATAAAGAGTTTGACGAAAATTATCTTATTGGCGATATAAAGCATGTGCAACGTCTAAATAAATGGCAGTCAGACCAAATTGGTGGCTTTGAAGTATTATTGGATGATTTTGATAGGTTAGAAGAAAAAGGAACAGAAGTTTACAATCAAGTAGGTTCAACGCTTAACGCACAAACTATTTCTGAAAAATACGGTCCAATTTTCGAATGGTTGGAGTTGTTGAATACCAATATTGTTGTAATTATTGTAATTATGATTTTAATTGCTGGTATAAATATGATTACAGCTTTGCTTGTTTTGATTTTGGAACGTACGCAAATGATAGGTATTTTAAAATCGTTGGGTAGCAACAATTGGAGTATCAGAAAAGTATTTTTATATAATGCATCTTACCTAATCGCCAAGGGCTTATTTTGGGGTAATATCATTGGTATTGGATTATTGTTGGCACAAAAATATTTTGGCTTTATAAAATTGAACCCTGAAAATTACTATGTGAGTGAAGCCCCTGTCTATATTAGTATTGGGGCAGTTTTAATACTTAATATTTGTACATTAATTTTATGTATGTTAATGTTGTTAATTCCTTCATATATAGTTAGTAAAATTAACCCTGTAAAAGCGATAAAATTTGATTAA
- a CDS encoding RidA family protein, which translates to MKKLFIICIAGLLMTFYSCKTNNDNSIQFLNITNDQPNKYPFSKAVKTGNLLFLAGQIGKDPKTGKLVKGGIENQTKQVMENIKSVLEANGTSLDKVVKCTVILDSIEDFSAMNSIYKTYFNDNYPARTTFAANLVGGAKIEIEAIAVVE; encoded by the coding sequence ATGAAAAAGCTATTTATCATATGTATTGCTGGGCTGTTAATGACATTTTATTCTTGTAAAACTAACAATGACAATAGTATCCAATTCTTAAATATTACCAATGACCAACCTAACAAGTATCCGTTTTCCAAAGCTGTTAAAACAGGAAATTTATTGTTTTTAGCTGGACAAATAGGTAAAGATCCTAAAACTGGAAAATTGGTTAAAGGCGGAATAGAAAATCAGACCAAGCAAGTTATGGAAAACATTAAAAGTGTTTTAGAAGCAAACGGAACAAGTCTAGACAAGGTTGTAAAATGTACCGTTATATTAGATAGTATTGAAGATTTTTCTGCAATGAACAGTATTTACAAAACTTACTTTAATGATAATTATCCAGCTCGTACCACTTTTGCAGCAAATTTGGTAGGTGGTGCAAAGATAGAAATTGAAGCAATAGCTGTTGTAGAATAA
- a CDS encoding YkgJ family cysteine cluster protein translates to MRAIPENLAKLSKEKKAENAKYFAKLRKRKPKRLDLIMQDLHNEEFEKFDCLTCANCCKTTSPIFTDKDISRISKHFRMKEIDFISNYLQRDEDDFMVLKQSPCTFLDVSDNTCSIYDVRPKACSEYPHTNRRKFIQLTHLSLKNTEVCPATYNIVERLKEKIPL, encoded by the coding sequence ATGAGAGCAATACCAGAGAATTTAGCAAAACTATCTAAAGAGAAAAAAGCTGAAAACGCTAAGTACTTTGCAAAACTTAGAAAGAGAAAACCAAAACGGTTAGATTTAATTATGCAGGATTTGCATAACGAAGAATTTGAAAAATTTGATTGTTTAACATGTGCCAACTGCTGTAAGACTACAAGCCCCATTTTTACCGATAAAGATATTTCCAGAATTTCAAAACATTTTAGAATGAAGGAAATAGACTTCATTTCTAATTATTTACAACGGGACGAAGATGATTTTATGGTTTTAAAACAATCGCCATGCACTTTTTTAGATGTAAGTGACAATACTTGTTCTATTTATGATGTACGACCAAAAGCGTGCAGCGAATACCCGCATACCAATAGAAGGAAATTTATACAGTTAACTCATCTTTCCTTAAAAAATACTGAAGTTTGCCCTGCAACTTATAATATAGTTGAGCGTTTAAAGGAAAAAATACCGCTATAA
- a CDS encoding exo-beta-N-acetylmuramidase NamZ family protein — translation MINFNFKSTYFFWVFILVFVLISCKGKSANENTRKNDEISQNSVHDSLSYNVFNKDIIITKPVDYLSLIKQKNVGIVGNHTSVVKNENNGFTHLVDTLISLNIDVKKVFAPEHGFRGKADAGEKIADGKDPITGLPSISLYGKNRKPTPEQLKDLDIVIFDIQDVGARFYTYISTLHYVMEACAEANIPLIVIDRPNPNAHYIDGPIREEEHKSFVAMHPVPIVYGMTIGEYAKMINGEKWLDKGVQCDLTVMSLKNYTHQTPYSLPIKPSPNLPNDTSINLYPSLCFFERTDISAGRGTEMQFQIFGSPNLPKDQFSFTFTPRPNEGAKNPKHNGVLCYGKDLRKVKNLKSINLDWLIETYNNSNNKAAFFKNLERLSGTKKMQEQIESGLTTDQIRKTWKNDIENFKKTRAKYLIYN, via the coding sequence ATGATAAATTTCAATTTCAAAAGTACGTATTTCTTTTGGGTTTTTATTTTGGTTTTTGTATTGATTTCCTGCAAAGGGAAATCAGCAAATGAAAATACCAGAAAAAATGATGAAATTAGTCAAAATTCAGTACATGACAGCTTGTCATACAATGTTTTCAACAAAGACATAATAATTACAAAACCAGTAGATTACTTATCTTTAATTAAACAAAAAAATGTAGGTATTGTAGGTAACCACACTAGTGTTGTGAAAAATGAAAATAATGGTTTTACACACCTAGTTGATACATTAATTTCGTTAAATATTGATGTGAAAAAGGTGTTTGCACCCGAGCACGGATTTAGAGGAAAAGCTGATGCTGGTGAAAAAATTGCCGATGGTAAAGATCCTATTACAGGACTACCCTCTATATCATTATATGGTAAAAATAGAAAGCCCACACCTGAGCAATTAAAAGATTTAGATATTGTTATTTTTGACATTCAAGATGTTGGTGCCAGGTTCTATACCTACATCTCTACCCTACACTATGTTATGGAAGCTTGTGCTGAAGCCAATATTCCATTAATTGTAATAGACAGACCCAACCCTAACGCTCACTATATTGATGGTCCAATTAGAGAAGAAGAACATAAAAGCTTTGTGGCTATGCACCCCGTACCCATTGTATATGGTATGACCATAGGCGAATACGCTAAAATGATTAACGGAGAAAAATGGCTTGATAAAGGTGTGCAATGTGATTTAACCGTTATGTCTTTAAAAAACTATACGCACCAAACACCTTACAGTTTACCTATAAAACCATCGCCAAACCTACCGAACGATACATCTATAAATTTATACCCCAGTCTTTGCTTTTTTGAAAGAACCGATATTAGTGCAGGCCGTGGCACCGAAATGCAATTTCAAATATTTGGATCTCCAAACCTGCCAAAAGATCAATTCTCTTTTACATTTACACCGCGACCTAATGAGGGAGCTAAAAACCCAAAACATAATGGAGTTCTTTGTTATGGAAAAGATTTAAGAAAAGTTAAAAATTTGAAATCCATTAATTTAGATTGGCTTATTGAAACTTATAATAACAGCAACAACAAAGCTGCCTTTTTTAAAAATTTGGAGCGATTGTCCGGAACCAAAAAAATGCAGGAGCAAATTGAAAGCGGCCTGACCACCGATCAAATCAGAAAAACATGGAAAAACGATATTGAAAATTTTAAAAAAACTAGGGCTAAATACTTAATCTATAACTAA
- a CDS encoding serine hydrolase domain-containing protein — MKKLLLIFSCLIFNFGSAQVAPPKHIPPPTDYHREIDSVKAIALRFLDQEKIPGMTIAISKKGDILYSEGFGYANIEKQTKVNASKTLFRIASISKSLTAFAMAILADKEKLDFDESIYNYLPNYPKKKYDFTVRQVGGHIAGIRHYKGSEFILNKKMTITEGLGIFKDDPLLFKPGTDYKYSTYGWNLLSEVVQKVADKPFADYMEEVVFKPLKMNNTVLETSDKQLPFKTDFYRKTNQDKIVLGREVNNEFKAAGGGFLSTSEDLILFGNEIINPTLIKKETATKLVTPQTLSNGKKTTYGIGFVTDKSKNDTPRYSHSGGGIGATALLLMYPEEKIVIVILTNLSGVKIRDLGNKLESIFVH; from the coding sequence ATGAAAAAATTACTGCTTATATTCTCTTGTTTAATATTTAATTTTGGCTCAGCTCAAGTAGCTCCACCCAAGCATATTCCACCACCCACAGACTATCATAGAGAAATAGACTCTGTTAAAGCCATAGCTTTACGGTTTTTAGATCAAGAAAAAATTCCCGGAATGACTATTGCTATCTCTAAAAAAGGTGATATTCTGTATTCAGAAGGATTTGGATATGCCAATATTGAAAAACAAACAAAGGTTAATGCCTCCAAAACCCTATTTAGAATTGCTAGTATTTCCAAATCATTGACAGCTTTTGCTATGGCAATATTAGCAGATAAAGAAAAATTAGATTTTGATGAAAGTATATATAATTACCTACCAAACTATCCCAAAAAGAAATATGACTTTACCGTTAGACAAGTTGGCGGGCATATTGCCGGAATAAGACATTACAAGGGTTCTGAGTTTATTTTAAATAAGAAAATGACCATTACAGAAGGTTTAGGTATTTTTAAAGATGATCCCTTATTATTTAAACCCGGAACAGATTACAAATACAGTACCTATGGATGGAACCTACTAAGTGAAGTGGTACAGAAAGTCGCTGACAAGCCCTTTGCAGATTACATGGAAGAGGTGGTTTTTAAACCATTAAAAATGAATAATACGGTTTTAGAAACCTCAGACAAACAACTTCCATTTAAAACTGATTTTTACCGCAAAACCAATCAAGACAAAATAGTGCTAGGTCGCGAAGTAAATAATGAATTTAAAGCTGCTGGAGGAGGTTTTCTATCTACATCAGAAGATTTGATTCTTTTTGGAAATGAAATAATAAACCCAACTTTAATTAAAAAAGAGACGGCTACTAAACTGGTTACGCCTCAGACATTGAGTAATGGCAAGAAAACCACCTACGGGATTGGTTTTGTTACGGATAAATCAAAAAACGATACGCCCCGCTATTCGCATTCCGGTGGTGGTATTGGTGCTACTGCCCTACTTTTAATGTATCCAGAAGAAAAAATTGTTATTGTTATCTTAACGAACTTATCAGGTGTTAAAATAAGAGATTTAGGCAATAAATTGGAATCAATCTTTGTCCATTAA
- the cmk gene encoding (d)CMP kinase: MSKRIIIAIDGFSSTGKSTIAKQLAKKLGYAYVDTGAMYRAVTYYAMQQNLVGNDFLEKEILIEKLSDINLKFRYNEKLKFSEMYLNNENVEKEIRTMEVSRLVSKISAISEVRKKLVEQQQEMGKERGLVMDGRDIGTVVFPDAELKLFLTASAEKRATRRYKELLDKGDKVTFGEVLQNVQQRDHIDSTRKDSPLVKAVDAIEIDNSDMSLSEQFDRILSLVTMRLKAIND; encoded by the coding sequence ATGTCGAAAAGAATAATTATAGCAATAGATGGGTTTTCATCTACAGGAAAGAGTACCATTGCCAAACAACTGGCTAAAAAATTGGGTTATGCTTATGTGGATACAGGGGCTATGTACAGAGCAGTGACATATTATGCTATGCAGCAGAATCTGGTGGGTAATGATTTTTTAGAAAAAGAAATTTTAATTGAAAAACTTAGCGATATCAATTTAAAATTCAGGTATAACGAGAAATTAAAATTTTCAGAAATGTATTTGAATAATGAAAATGTAGAAAAAGAAATTAGAACTATGGAGGTTTCTCGTTTAGTAAGTAAGATTTCTGCAATTTCTGAAGTAAGAAAAAAATTAGTTGAACAGCAGCAAGAAATGGGCAAAGAGAGAGGGTTAGTTATGGATGGTAGAGATATTGGCACCGTAGTTTTCCCTGATGCGGAATTAAAATTATTTTTGACTGCATCTGCAGAGAAGAGAGCAACTAGACGTTATAAAGAATTACTAGATAAAGGCGATAAAGTTACCTTTGGAGAAGTATTGCAGAATGTTCAGCAGAGAGATCATATAGATTCTACTCGAAAAGATTCTCCTCTTGTAAAAGCCGTTGACGCAATTGAGATTGATAATAGTGACATGAGTCTAAGCGAGCAATTTGACAGAATTTTATCTTTAGTAACGATGAGACTTAAAGCAATAAACGATTAA
- a CDS encoding 7-carboxy-7-deazaguanine synthase QueE: MKKEDKILLDKGETLPLMEEFYTIQGEGYHTGTAAYFIRVGGCDVGCHWCDVKESWNADLHPVTQTNLIVNNAKKYCDTIVVTGGEPLMYNMDYLTNHLQSSGLKTHIETSGAYDLTGKWDWICLSPKKNKLPLQKAYDKANELKVIVYNKNDFEFAEQQASKVNKDCVLFLQPEWSNQKKMTPLIVDYVMKHPKWKISLQTHKYLNIP; this comes from the coding sequence ATGAAAAAAGAAGACAAAATATTATTAGATAAAGGAGAAACACTCCCCTTAATGGAGGAGTTTTATACCATTCAAGGCGAAGGATATCATACAGGTACTGCCGCCTATTTTATTAGAGTTGGTGGATGTGATGTGGGATGTCATTGGTGCGATGTGAAAGAAAGTTGGAATGCCGATTTACACCCTGTAACACAAACAAATTTAATCGTCAATAATGCAAAAAAATATTGTGATACAATAGTAGTTACAGGTGGCGAGCCATTGATGTACAATATGGACTATCTAACAAACCATCTTCAGTCGTCTGGCCTAAAAACCCATATCGAAACCTCTGGGGCTTATGATTTGACAGGTAAATGGGATTGGATTTGCCTTTCTCCTAAAAAGAACAAATTACCCCTGCAGAAAGCTTATGATAAAGCTAACGAACTCAAAGTAATCGTTTATAACAAAAACGATTTTGAGTTTGCCGAACAGCAAGCAAGCAAAGTAAACAAAGATTGTGTGCTTTTTTTACAACCGGAATGGAGTAATCAGAAAAAAATGACTCCACTTATAGTTGATTATGTAATGAAACATCCTAAATGGAAAATTTCATTGCAAACTCATAAATATTTGAACATTCCTTAA
- a CDS encoding helicase HerA-like domain-containing protein — translation MSVTETFTKSIQEGYKTKGESITLGSAMLGENTITNAFINIPLKTLNRHGLIAGATGTGKTKTLQVLAENLSENGIPVLLMDVKGDLSGLAKASPGHPKIDERHEKIGLPFEAKGFPVEILTLSEQDGTRLRATVSEFGPVLLSRILDLTETQSGIVAILFKYCDDNKLLLLDLKDFKKVLQYATQEGKKELESEYGRISTSSTGAILRKVVEIEQQGGELFFGERSFEVNDLTRVDDNGKGIISVLRLTDIQDKPKLFSTFMLQLLAEIYDTFPEQGDSGRPELILFIDEAHLIFNEASKALLNQIESIVKLIRSKGIGIYFVTQNPKDVPSDVLSQLGLKIQHALRAFTANDRKAIKLTAENYPDSEYYDTAEVLTQLGIGEALVSCLNEKGIPTPLARTMLRAPMSRMDILTDKELSELIADSKLAKKYNEEIDRESAYEVLNEKIERAEELEAKEKAKTSRKTSSRRSTRMNPVVKLLTSATFMRGVLGILKKAIK, via the coding sequence ATGTCAGTAACTGAAACGTTTACCAAATCTATTCAAGAAGGATACAAAACAAAGGGTGAATCAATTACACTTGGTTCGGCTATGTTAGGCGAAAATACTATAACAAATGCTTTTATCAATATTCCCCTCAAGACATTAAATAGGCACGGTTTAATTGCCGGTGCTACGGGGACAGGTAAAACAAAAACACTACAAGTTTTGGCCGAAAACCTATCAGAAAACGGAATACCCGTTCTGTTAATGGATGTTAAGGGCGATTTAAGTGGATTGGCAAAAGCAAGTCCTGGGCATCCTAAAATTGATGAACGCCATGAAAAAATTGGTTTACCGTTTGAGGCAAAAGGGTTTCCTGTTGAAATTTTAACCTTATCGGAACAGGATGGAACTAGATTAAGAGCTACCGTTTCAGAATTTGGTCCGGTATTGTTATCGAGAATTTTAGACCTGACCGAAACCCAGAGTGGGATTGTTGCTATATTGTTTAAGTATTGTGACGATAATAAATTACTCTTATTAGATTTAAAAGATTTTAAAAAGGTATTGCAATATGCCACCCAAGAAGGAAAAAAAGAACTAGAAAGTGAATATGGACGGATTTCAACATCATCTACAGGTGCCATTTTGCGTAAAGTTGTAGAAATTGAACAACAAGGAGGCGAACTCTTTTTTGGTGAACGTTCTTTTGAGGTAAACGATTTAACAAGAGTTGATGACAATGGTAAAGGTATTATTTCTGTATTGAGACTGACGGATATTCAAGATAAGCCTAAGTTGTTCTCAACCTTTATGTTGCAGCTTTTGGCAGAGATTTATGATACTTTTCCGGAGCAAGGAGATTCAGGTAGGCCGGAGCTTATTCTGTTTATAGACGAAGCTCATTTGATATTTAATGAAGCATCCAAAGCATTGCTCAATCAGATTGAAAGTATTGTTAAACTAATTAGGTCTAAAGGGATTGGTATTTATTTTGTAACTCAAAATCCTAAAGATGTACCTTCGGATGTGTTGTCGCAGCTAGGTTTAAAAATACAACATGCTTTACGTGCCTTTACGGCAAATGACAGAAAAGCTATTAAACTGACCGCAGAAAATTATCCTGATTCTGAATATTACGATACTGCCGAAGTATTAACGCAATTAGGGATTGGAGAAGCCTTGGTTTCTTGTTTAAATGAAAAAGGAATACCTACGCCATTGGCCAGAACAATGTTAAGAGCACCAATGAGTAGGATGGACATTTTAACAGATAAGGAATTATCTGAACTGATAGCAGATTCCAAACTAGCTAAAAAGTACAATGAAGAAATAGATAGAGAAAGTGCTTATGAAGTGTTAAACGAAAAAATTGAACGAGCAGAAGAATTAGAAGCAAAAGAGAAAGCTAAAACAAGCCGTAAAACATCTTCTAGAAGAAGCACAAGAATGAATCCGGTTGTAAAACTCTTGACCAGTGCTACTTTTATGAGAGGTGTATTGGGGATATTAAAAAAAGCAATAAAATAA
- a CDS encoding DUF6174 domain-containing protein produces the protein MLNKILILTILSFFFISCSTDEFSDQREDLHRARKQWKNAQIKNYKWTENISCECGGPYMRDILVVNSVKDSVGFDESLLFERYTSEDVYNASKTIEEAFVYIQDLINQNVASLEVEYNDIYGFPTIISVDYNVDFIDDEVLYRYIDFEIQN, from the coding sequence ATGTTGAATAAAATTTTAATTCTAACAATTTTAAGTTTCTTTTTTATTTCATGCAGTACTGACGAATTTTCTGATCAAAGGGAAGATTTACATCGGGCGAGAAAACAATGGAAAAATGCTCAAATTAAAAATTATAAATGGACTGAAAATATTAGCTGTGAATGTGGTGGTCCATACATGAGGGATATTCTTGTGGTAAATAGTGTCAAGGATAGCGTTGGCTTTGATGAATCGCTATTGTTTGAGAGGTACACTAGCGAAGATGTTTATAATGCATCCAAAACTATAGAAGAAGCTTTTGTTTATATTCAAGACTTGATAAATCAAAATGTGGCATCATTAGAAGTAGAATATAATGATATTTATGGATTTCCTACTATTATAAGTGTTGACTATAACGTTGATTTTATTGACGACGAAGTATTGTATCGATATATCGACTTCGAGATTCAAAATTGA
- a CDS encoding DUF3179 domain-containing (seleno)protein, with translation MIRNILSILLIIIVWSCQDNSNIVDESELPQDEWTVDNSNISGAIGLYDLMNSPNFNSVSEITDLRDSSKVALVSFKNEVRVYPYHYTNHFEIINDFFDDKYIAVSFCPLTKSAICFNRKIDNKVYNLVASGYLYKDNMVPSDENYAMYWSQMLMKGIKGEFADKKLDNFNLIETRWKLVKDYFPYAKVFNHNIKTKSKIKKSNKTTLDNADFAYGIFNKKINEEVELYKYDNFSEGIQSVNVIMNQRPVLIIGSENKKFFTSYYAPDNSTLSLLNDDEFPNIITDSKGNVYNIFGYVVSGPDTGTQLESPVAYVAQNWAWKDFFTNLNIND, from the coding sequence ATGATACGAAATATTTTAAGCATATTACTCATAATAATAGTTTGGTCATGCCAAGACAACTCTAATATTGTTGATGAATCCGAATTACCTCAGGATGAATGGACAGTTGATAATAGTAATATTTCTGGGGCCATAGGTCTTTATGACTTAATGAATAGCCCCAATTTCAATTCTGTTAGTGAAATTACCGATTTACGCGACAGTTCTAAAGTGGCATTGGTAAGTTTTAAAAATGAAGTTCGTGTCTATCCCTACCATTACACAAATCATTTTGAAATAATAAACGATTTTTTTGACGACAAGTATATAGCGGTATCATTTTGTCCGTTGACCAAAAGTGCCATTTGTTTTAATCGGAAAATTGATAACAAAGTTTATAATTTAGTAGCTTCAGGTTATTTATATAAAGACAATATGGTGCCTTCTGACGAAAATTACGCTATGTATTGGTCTCAAATGTTGATGAAAGGTATAAAAGGAGAATTTGCAGATAAGAAATTAGATAATTTTAACTTAATTGAAACTCGTTGGAAACTAGTAAAAGATTATTTTCCTTACGCTAAGGTCTTTAACCACAACATTAAAACTAAATCTAAAATTAAAAAAAGTAATAAAACAACTCTTGATAATGCTGATTTTGCATATGGTATTTTTAATAAAAAAATTAATGAAGAGGTTGAGCTCTATAAATATGATAATTTCTCTGAAGGAATACAATCTGTTAATGTTATAATGAATCAAAGACCTGTTTTAATAATTGGAAGCGAAAACAAGAAGTTTTTTACTTCATATTATGCTCCTGACAATAGCACATTATCACTTTTAAATGACGATGAATTTCCAAATATAATTACTGATTCTAAAGGAAATGTATATAATATTTTTGGATATGTAGTATCAGGTCCTGATACTGGAACTCAATTAGAATCACCTGTAGCTTATGTAGCTCAAAATTGGGCATGGAAAGACTTTTTTACTAACCTTAACATAAACGATTAA
- a CDS encoding DUF6174 domain-containing protein gives MLRRLLFLLSITTMFIACDGDDEGMTEFKLAKAKWQKLQFDEYIIQENLWCFCGGLLEWTTKVSNNEKDTIYFNEANLPKGQTYQMVFDGAKTVEEAFDFIESFDTKKVASFEVEYDEQFGFPKSIAIDHIKNAVDDEITYVYSNFTPTK, from the coding sequence ATGTTGCGAAGACTTCTTTTTCTACTTTCTATTACCACTATGTTTATTGCTTGTGATGGCGACGATGAAGGCATGACCGAATTTAAACTAGCAAAAGCCAAATGGCAAAAACTCCAATTTGATGAGTATATTATACAAGAAAATTTATGGTGTTTTTGTGGCGGATTGTTGGAATGGACAACTAAGGTGTCAAATAATGAAAAGGACACTATCTATTTTAATGAAGCTAACTTGCCCAAAGGGCAAACTTACCAAATGGTTTTTGATGGAGCAAAAACAGTAGAAGAAGCATTTGATTTTATTGAAAGCTTTGATACTAAAAAAGTAGCATCTTTTGAAGTGGAGTATGATGAGCAATTTGGTTTCCCCAAGAGCATTGCTATTGATCATATTAAAAACGCTGTTGACGATGAGATTACTTATGTGTATAGTAATTTTACACCTACAAAATAA